From Alteribacter keqinensis, one genomic window encodes:
- a CDS encoding ABC transporter substrate-binding protein gives MMKSSRWLGSLGLVSALTVLGACGGQGADGNSEAEGEVAGIDFAAFGGPEEVRELQALVDEVNDNADDYQINLITIADDYYTAIQTRIAGGNAPDIFYLSQEWVATYADSDVLLDITEFAENDPDLDLDSYYEAPLETATYDGQLYGLPWVSQPVIMYYNVDLFDEAGVEYPDNTWDWDQFREAAKELTKDTNDDGRIDQWGTTTHGWPPTHQWIWTMGGDVITEDGEVVLDSPESIEGLEILNNILHDDEIIPAANTIEQQGLAEMFKAGRIGMFMGGAADDLDRVEGLNVEATVVPHGEERATFNWIASMVASSKTEDPETAYKALRDMTEAIHTWKIVPPDSRLADQILDIEPRKTESAVEAMNESMEYARGFTGHPKQQQIDTILWDSLTSQLIAGNGTPEELAKETAEQLRDLLEE, from the coding sequence ATGATGAAGTCAAGCAGATGGTTAGGTTCACTTGGTTTGGTCTCTGCACTTACCGTTTTAGGAGCCTGTGGAGGACAAGGGGCAGATGGGAACAGCGAAGCAGAGGGTGAAGTAGCGGGGATTGACTTTGCAGCTTTTGGAGGGCCGGAAGAAGTTAGAGAACTGCAGGCTTTAGTTGATGAAGTCAATGATAATGCAGATGATTACCAAATTAATCTTATTACTATAGCCGATGACTATTATACAGCCATTCAGACCAGGATTGCCGGTGGAAATGCTCCTGATATCTTTTACTTATCACAGGAATGGGTTGCTACTTATGCCGATTCTGACGTGCTGTTGGACATTACAGAGTTTGCAGAGAATGACCCCGACCTGGATCTCGATTCCTATTATGAAGCACCGTTGGAAACAGCTACATATGATGGACAACTCTATGGTCTTCCATGGGTGTCACAGCCGGTCATAATGTACTATAATGTTGATTTATTTGATGAAGCCGGTGTTGAGTATCCGGATAATACGTGGGACTGGGATCAATTCCGGGAAGCTGCCAAGGAATTAACAAAAGATACAAATGATGATGGGCGTATCGATCAATGGGGTACAACGACTCACGGGTGGCCTCCAACACACCAATGGATTTGGACAATGGGTGGAGATGTTATTACCGAAGACGGTGAGGTTGTTTTAGACTCACCGGAATCTATAGAAGGTTTAGAGATCCTTAACAACATTCTTCACGATGATGAAATCATCCCTGCAGCGAATACCATTGAACAGCAGGGTCTTGCGGAGATGTTTAAAGCCGGCCGCATCGGGATGTTCATGGGGGGAGCTGCAGATGACCTCGACCGGGTAGAAGGACTGAATGTTGAAGCCACTGTTGTTCCTCATGGAGAAGAGAGAGCCACGTTTAACTGGATTGCATCCATGGTTGCCAGCTCGAAAACAGAGGACCCTGAAACAGCCTACAAAGCTTTAAGAGATATGACAGAAGCAATTCACACATGGAAAATTGTTCCCCCGGACAGCCGTTTGGCCGATCAGATCCTGGATATTGAGCCTAGGAAGACCGAATCTGCTGTAGAAGCTATGAATGAGTCTATGGAATATGCCCGAGGATTTACAGGCCATCCTAAACAGCAGCAAATTGATACTATATTATGGGACTCCCTTACGAGCCAGTTAATAGCCGGAAATGGTACACCGGAGGAATTAGCGAAAGAAACAGCTGAACAGTTAAGAGATTTATTGGAAGAATAA
- a CDS encoding carbohydrate ABC transporter permease, with protein sequence MKIKNNKALKRNLEGYLFISPWIFGMLLFTVGPVIASFYISFTDWNTFQSPNFVGFSNYAELSQDPKFYQALKVTFTFAAFSVPLNLAGGLLAAILLNQKVRGMKVFRTIFYLPAVVSGVATALLWRWIFNSDVGLINSVLAKIGIEGPNWLGDPSWVLPSYIIMSLWGFGNAMLIFLAALQDLPKQLYESADIDGASLLRKFWHITLPQLSPIILFNLIMGIIAGLKIFTEAYIIGGAQDAALFYMLYLWQNAFQFMQMGYASAMAWIFFVIILLITLIILKSSPLWVYYEGKKK encoded by the coding sequence ATGAAAATCAAAAATAACAAAGCTTTGAAAAGAAACTTGGAAGGGTACTTATTTATCTCCCCTTGGATATTTGGAATGCTACTCTTTACAGTTGGGCCTGTAATAGCATCCTTCTACATTAGTTTTACTGATTGGAATACTTTTCAATCTCCGAACTTTGTAGGGTTTAGCAATTATGCGGAGTTAAGTCAGGATCCTAAATTTTATCAGGCGTTAAAAGTAACCTTTACTTTTGCTGCATTCAGTGTCCCTTTAAACCTCGCCGGGGGATTGTTGGCTGCCATCTTATTAAATCAGAAAGTGAGAGGGATGAAAGTCTTCAGGACAATCTTTTACCTTCCTGCTGTGGTATCCGGGGTAGCTACCGCTTTACTTTGGAGATGGATTTTCAATTCGGATGTTGGTCTTATTAATAGTGTATTAGCAAAGATAGGAATTGAAGGTCCGAACTGGCTGGGAGATCCAAGTTGGGTACTGCCTTCTTATATCATTATGAGCTTGTGGGGCTTTGGGAACGCGATGTTAATTTTCCTGGCTGCACTGCAGGATCTTCCGAAACAGCTTTATGAATCTGCAGACATTGATGGTGCAAGCCTGTTAAGGAAGTTTTGGCATATTACCTTACCACAGCTATCGCCTATTATTCTGTTTAACTTAATTATGGGTATTATTGCAGGCCTGAAGATATTTACAGAAGCTTACATTATCGGAGGAGCTCAGGATGCTGCCTTATTCTACATGCTTTATCTTTGGCAAAATGCCTTTCAATTTATGCAGATGGGCTACGCTTCAGCGATGGCTTGGATATTCTTTGTCATCATATTGCTCATAACGTTAATAATCCTGAAATCTTCACCTCTTTGGGTGTATTACGAAGGGAAGAAGAAATAA
- a CDS encoding carbohydrate ABC transporter permease, with protein MTQPSHSKQKKDAFSYNPKSKEKRISQALKTAFTYFLLCLGGFIFLVPFFWMLSTSLKDSSVIFQFPPQWIPDPIVWGNYVEAMTFAPFHLFFLNSLTIAGLSMIGEVFTGALVAYGFAKLQFKGRDTLFIIVLATMMLPGEVTMIPVFIMFAHIGWIDTYLPLIVPSYFGGGAFFIFMFRQFFLGIPNELEDAARIDGCNTFQIFYRIVLPLSKPALAVVAIFSFHGKWNDFLGPLIYLNTMEKFTVQLGLAMFQGMFQTEWSLLMAASIVALLPVLLIFFMFQKYFIEGIKLSGIKG; from the coding sequence ATGACACAGCCTTCACATTCAAAACAAAAAAAGGATGCGTTTTCTTATAATCCAAAAAGCAAAGAAAAAAGAATCTCCCAGGCTTTAAAAACGGCTTTTACCTATTTCCTGCTATGTTTAGGCGGCTTTATCTTTCTGGTACCGTTCTTTTGGATGCTGTCAACTTCGCTGAAAGATTCAAGCGTTATCTTTCAGTTTCCTCCTCAGTGGATACCGGATCCGATTGTCTGGGGGAACTATGTTGAAGCAATGACCTTTGCACCTTTCCACCTGTTCTTCCTTAATTCTTTAACCATTGCGGGGCTGTCCATGATTGGGGAAGTATTTACAGGAGCCTTGGTTGCTTATGGTTTTGCCAAACTGCAATTTAAAGGCCGGGATACGTTGTTTATCATTGTTTTGGCCACAATGATGCTGCCTGGTGAAGTAACGATGATACCTGTATTTATTATGTTTGCTCATATTGGGTGGATAGACACCTATTTACCCCTGATTGTTCCTTCCTACTTTGGAGGAGGCGCGTTCTTCATTTTTATGTTCAGACAGTTCTTTTTAGGTATTCCGAATGAATTGGAAGACGCTGCAAGAATTGATGGCTGTAACACCTTTCAGATTTTCTACCGGATTGTACTCCCGTTATCCAAGCCTGCTCTTGCTGTAGTAGCCATCTTTTCATTTCATGGAAAGTGGAATGACTTCCTGGGACCTCTGATTTATTTAAATACAATGGAGAAATTCACTGTTCAATTAGGATTGGCCATGTTCCAGGGAATGTTCCAGACAGAGTGGTCATTGCTCATGGCTGCTTCAATTGTAGCGTTATTGCCGGTACTTTTAATATTCTTTATGTTCCAGAAATATTTTATCGAGGGAATTAAGTTATCGGGGATAAAAGGATAA
- a CDS encoding SDR family oxidoreductase has protein sequence MVTSQQLNERVALVTGGGSGIGKASAIHLARAGAKVVLADIKEDDATETKKEIQALGGEAVIIETDVSKEEDIERCYGNLIDRFGKLDIIFANAGVNGKITPIEDMAADEWDQTIDTNLKSTFLTVKHAIPHMKKDGGSIIITSSVNGNRIFSNFGFSAYSSSKAGQMAFGKMAALELAKYHIRVNIICPGAIETNIGENTHPENDELEKIKIPVDYPEGNQPLEHRPGKPEEVADLILFLASDASRHITGTELFIDGAESLL, from the coding sequence ATGGTCACATCACAGCAGTTAAACGAAAGAGTGGCATTGGTTACAGGAGGCGGTTCAGGGATCGGCAAAGCGTCCGCCATTCACCTGGCGAGAGCCGGCGCCAAAGTCGTGCTGGCTGACATCAAAGAAGACGACGCAACGGAAACAAAAAAGGAAATTCAAGCGCTCGGCGGAGAAGCCGTCATCATTGAGACGGATGTTTCCAAAGAAGAAGATATCGAACGATGCTACGGGAATCTGATTGATCGATTCGGAAAGCTCGACATTATTTTTGCCAACGCCGGCGTGAACGGGAAGATCACTCCCATCGAAGATATGGCAGCAGACGAGTGGGACCAGACGATCGATACGAACTTAAAGAGCACGTTCCTTACAGTGAAACATGCGATTCCCCACATGAAAAAAGACGGGGGAAGCATTATTATTACAAGCTCAGTTAACGGAAACCGCATTTTTTCCAACTTTGGCTTCTCTGCCTACAGCAGTTCAAAGGCGGGGCAGATGGCCTTTGGCAAAATGGCGGCACTCGAACTGGCCAAGTACCACATCCGGGTCAACATCATCTGCCCCGGAGCAATTGAGACAAACATCGGGGAAAATACCCATCCTGAAAATGATGAACTCGAGAAAATCAAAATCCCCGTGGATTATCCGGAAGGAAACCAGCCCCTCGAGCATCGGCCCGGTAAACCGGAGGAAGTGGCCGACCTTATCCTTTTTCTCGCATCGGATGCGTCCAGGCACATCACGGGGACAGAGCTGTTTATTGACGGGGCGGAGTCGCTACTCTAG
- a CDS encoding LacI family DNA-binding transcriptional regulator, with the protein MTTIYDIAKKTGFSITTVSRALNNYTDVSEKTKKKILEAVDEMGYYPNSIARSLTTKKSWTIGVIFVEDLGVGMKHPFFSAVIESFKQNVEALGYDIIFLSQNIGGEEKSYVDHAIHRGVDGIIVMCSDFDDVEVQKLIESPIPSLVVDLHSDKSSVIYSDNYRGSILAVDHLVELGHRNIAHIKGSEQTYAGLERLRGFRSGMEKHQLDVPSSYIADGGFFSYEGGYEAMQNILALGEKRPSAVFVSGDNMALGALKACKEAGVSVPDDLSIVGFDDIEISKHITPALTTVRQDTDLIGKKASEVLVHQINTRSRDYAVVMIPVSLVVRESTKAVK; encoded by the coding sequence ATGACTACGATATACGATATTGCGAAAAAAACGGGATTCTCGATTACGACGGTTTCCCGCGCACTTAATAATTATACTGATGTTAGTGAAAAAACGAAGAAGAAGATTCTGGAGGCAGTGGACGAGATGGGGTACTATCCAAACTCCATTGCAAGGTCCCTTACAACAAAGAAATCCTGGACCATCGGAGTCATTTTTGTTGAAGATCTGGGTGTTGGAATGAAGCACCCGTTTTTTAGTGCGGTCATTGAGAGTTTTAAGCAAAATGTAGAAGCTCTTGGATATGACATTATTTTTCTCAGCCAAAACATCGGCGGTGAGGAAAAGAGCTATGTGGATCATGCAATTCACCGGGGGGTGGACGGGATCATCGTCATGTGCTCTGACTTCGATGATGTTGAAGTTCAAAAACTAATCGAATCGCCCATTCCAAGCCTCGTGGTCGATTTGCACAGTGACAAGTCCAGTGTGATTTACAGCGATAATTACCGCGGGAGCATCCTGGCTGTAGACCATCTTGTGGAACTGGGCCACCGTAATATAGCTCATATTAAAGGATCAGAACAGACCTATGCGGGACTTGAGCGTCTTAGAGGGTTTCGGTCGGGAATGGAAAAGCATCAGTTGGACGTTCCGTCTTCCTACATCGCTGACGGCGGTTTTTTCTCCTATGAGGGAGGCTATGAAGCCATGCAGAATATCCTGGCCCTTGGAGAAAAACGTCCCAGCGCTGTGTTTGTGTCAGGAGACAATATGGCTTTAGGAGCACTGAAGGCATGTAAGGAAGCCGGGGTCTCTGTTCCGGATGATCTGTCGATTGTCGGGTTTGACGATATTGAAATTTCAAAACATATTACACCGGCTCTTACAACAGTGCGTCAGGATACAGACTTAATCGGAAAAAAAGCATCAGAGGTGCTGGTTCATCAGATCAATACGAGAAGCAGGGACTATGCCGTAGTGATGATTCCTGTGTCACTCGTGGTGCGTGAATCTACAAAGGCCGTTAAGTGA
- a CDS encoding ABC transporter substrate-binding protein, whose translation MKKWLPLSLVGMLGLGVLSACGGTEDAEGSSSSDKLTVWSFTDELEEPIEVFEERHGVEVELTIIPIEDYPTRLRPVLESGTGAPDVFTGEMAFIKEWVEQDYWEDLSQEPYNVEEFKEDYVDYVFDLGRDSEGAVKALSWQTTPGGIFYRRSIAEEVLGTDDPAAIGERLSTMEGMFEVGEELKAAGYRLFPDEGAVRWFSQGQDPQPWVNEDDELVMTEGRMNHFDYAKELRDKDMTAFAPEWSPAWFAAMDGPVNYNAGWDEVDEDASSEVEVFSYALPTWGLHSVLKTNVEETAGDWAVTNGPNPYFWGGTWLGIYSDSDNKDLAWEFVQMMTHEDEFLTEWALETGDVLSYLPVTEEIKTEFSDDFLGGQNNYTFFLEEAQNIDPNVVTRYDQQIDTMFGNAVGEYVDGVKTKEEALEEFYNLVQNAYPHIQVPNK comes from the coding sequence ATGAAGAAGTGGTTGCCATTATCATTAGTGGGGATGTTGGGTCTTGGTGTATTAAGTGCCTGTGGAGGTACTGAAGATGCGGAAGGAAGCTCATCAAGTGATAAGCTGACAGTATGGTCATTTACAGATGAGCTTGAAGAGCCGATTGAGGTTTTTGAAGAACGCCATGGGGTTGAAGTTGAATTAACGATCATTCCGATTGAAGATTATCCAACACGTCTTCGTCCGGTACTTGAGAGTGGAACCGGAGCTCCGGATGTATTCACCGGAGAAATGGCTTTCATTAAAGAGTGGGTGGAACAGGACTATTGGGAAGATCTTTCTCAGGAACCATATAACGTTGAAGAATTTAAAGAGGACTACGTAGATTACGTGTTTGATCTTGGCCGCGACTCAGAAGGTGCAGTTAAAGCCCTTTCCTGGCAGACAACTCCTGGAGGTATCTTCTACCGCCGAAGCATTGCGGAAGAAGTACTTGGAACAGATGATCCGGCTGCGATCGGCGAGCGTCTTTCTACAATGGAAGGTATGTTCGAAGTCGGTGAAGAGTTAAAAGCTGCAGGCTATCGTTTATTCCCGGATGAAGGTGCTGTTCGCTGGTTCTCCCAGGGTCAGGATCCTCAGCCATGGGTAAATGAAGACGATGAACTTGTTATGACTGAAGGCCGTATGAATCACTTCGATTATGCAAAAGAGCTTCGTGACAAAGACATGACAGCGTTTGCTCCTGAGTGGTCTCCGGCGTGGTTCGCTGCAATGGACGGTCCGGTTAACTACAATGCCGGATGGGATGAAGTAGATGAAGATGCATCCAGTGAAGTAGAAGTGTTCTCTTATGCCCTTCCAACGTGGGGACTGCACAGTGTACTTAAAACAAACGTAGAAGAAACAGCCGGTGACTGGGCAGTAACAAATGGTCCGAACCCTTACTTCTGGGGCGGTACGTGGTTAGGAATCTACAGTGACTCAGACAATAAGGATCTTGCGTGGGAGTTTGTACAAATGATGACACATGAAGATGAGTTCCTTACTGAGTGGGCTCTTGAAACAGGAGACGTTCTTTCCTACCTTCCTGTAACTGAAGAAATTAAAACAGAATTCAGCGATGACTTCCTTGGAGGACAGAACAACTACACGTTCTTCCTTGAAGAAGCACAGAACATTGACCCTAATGTCGTGACTCGTTACGACCAGCAGATCGATACCATGTTCGGTAATGCTGTAGGTGAATATGTTGACGGTGTAAAAACAAAAGAAGAAGCACTTGAAGAATTTTACAACTTAGTTCAGAACGCTTACCCGCATATCCAGGTGCCGAATAAGTAA
- a CDS encoding carbohydrate ABC transporter permease, whose translation MKKLDYNGYLFIIPFFLVFITFTIYPILLTFYYSFTSYSGMGDPEFIGLANYTRLVTDPYFFRAFYNTMYIWGINFAFQLGIALLLAILFSDIRLRMRGLNFFRAAFYLPNLITIASVALLFGILLGWHHGTINHLLLDLGIISQPINWLNDPTTARWSVALIGAWMWFGHTFIILMAGISGISKDYFEAALIDGANRWQTLTNVTLPLLKPIMLYVLITSLIGGLQIFDLPMLITDGMGAPEGSLNTMVLYLYNQAFRFNNYGYAAAVAYGLFVITVVFSLITFKSMYRKNVKEG comes from the coding sequence ATGAAAAAACTTGATTATAACGGCTATCTGTTTATCATTCCTTTCTTTTTAGTATTTATTACCTTTACGATTTACCCGATTCTCTTAACCTTCTATTACAGCTTTACCAGCTATTCAGGAATGGGAGACCCGGAGTTTATCGGTCTCGCAAACTACACCAGGCTCGTTACCGATCCCTATTTCTTCCGTGCTTTTTATAACACGATGTACATATGGGGCATCAACTTTGCATTTCAATTAGGTATTGCGTTGCTACTCGCAATTTTGTTCTCGGATATTCGCTTAAGAATGAGAGGGCTGAACTTCTTCAGAGCAGCCTTTTACCTGCCAAACTTAATTACGATTGCTTCTGTTGCCCTGCTTTTCGGGATTCTTCTCGGCTGGCACCACGGAACAATCAATCACCTGCTACTGGATTTGGGTATTATCTCTCAACCGATCAACTGGTTGAATGACCCGACAACGGCACGATGGTCTGTGGCTTTGATCGGGGCGTGGATGTGGTTTGGTCATACATTCATCATCTTGATGGCGGGTATTTCAGGTATTTCGAAAGATTACTTCGAAGCAGCCTTGATTGACGGTGCCAACCGCTGGCAGACACTTACGAATGTGACCTTGCCTTTATTAAAACCAATCATGCTTTACGTATTAATTACATCCCTCATTGGCGGATTGCAGATTTTTGACCTGCCAATGCTGATTACCGATGGAATGGGTGCACCTGAAGGGTCACTGAACACGATGGTGCTGTATTTATACAATCAGGCTTTCAGGTTTAATAACTACGGATATGCTGCAGCTGTTGCCTATGGATTGTTCGTTATTACTGTGGTGTTCTCATTAATCACATTTAAATCCATGTATCGAAAGAATGTAAAGGAGGGGTAA
- a CDS encoding carbohydrate ABC transporter permease: MGKTNIVKGILYLALTLLVIISFIPFYMMIINATRSNAEILQHGFTLLPGGALLDNYEILIQYMNLWRGFANSLFVAVCVTILSSYFSALTAFGFAVYNFKGRNFLFVVMLLLMMVPGQLGLIGFYDLIRTMGLLDTYIPLIIPPIASPFIVFFLRQFLQTTMHPSLLEAARIDGAKELTIFHKIGIPIMMPAVATMAIFTFIGSWNNYILPLVVLFSPEKYTLPVMMGALRGSQVAQNLGAMYLGIAISVVPIMIAFLFLSKYIITSISAGAVKE, encoded by the coding sequence ATGGGGAAAACAAACATCGTGAAAGGGATTTTATATCTCGCTCTAACCTTGCTGGTCATTATTAGTTTCATTCCTTTTTACATGATGATCATTAATGCAACGAGATCCAACGCGGAGATTCTTCAGCACGGCTTTACGCTTTTGCCGGGCGGGGCGCTCCTCGATAACTATGAAATTCTAATTCAGTATATGAACCTGTGGCGCGGGTTTGCCAACAGTCTTTTCGTTGCTGTATGTGTAACAATCCTGAGCTCGTACTTTAGTGCCTTAACCGCTTTTGGATTCGCTGTTTATAACTTTAAAGGACGTAACTTTCTCTTTGTCGTTATGCTCTTATTGATGATGGTACCGGGGCAGCTCGGGCTGATCGGGTTTTATGACCTGATCCGTACGATGGGACTGCTCGATACGTACATTCCGTTAATCATCCCGCCGATTGCGTCACCGTTTATTGTGTTCTTCCTTCGTCAGTTCCTGCAAACGACGATGCATCCTTCTTTACTGGAAGCCGCTCGCATTGACGGAGCAAAGGAGCTTACGATTTTCCACAAAATCGGTATTCCGATTATGATGCCGGCTGTGGCTACGATGGCAATCTTTACGTTTATAGGATCATGGAATAACTATATCCTGCCGTTGGTCGTCTTGTTCAGTCCGGAAAAGTATACACTGCCGGTTATGATGGGTGCTCTTCGCGGATCCCAGGTGGCACAAAACCTGGGAGCGATGTATCTCGGAATCGCCATTTCCGTAGTTCCGATCATGATCGCATTCCTGTTCCTGTCTAAATACATCATCACCAGCATTTCAGCAGGAGCGGTGAAAGAATAA
- a CDS encoding GH1 family beta-glucosidase — MSRFKDDFIFGTATSSYQIEGAYNQGGRSLSIWDTFSKTPGNVWNGDDGDVACDHYNRYKKDVQLIKELGVESYRFSIAWPRIFPQEGVYNEEGMVFYRSLIQELKKAGIKPMATLYHWDLPMWAYEKGGWVNRESVNWFLDFAEVCFKELDQDVEAWITHNEPWCASFLSYHAGHHAPGHRNMDEGLKAAHHILLSHGKAVQLFKNELSLTTPIGITLNLSPAYAATDSENDKLAQNNADGYVNRWFLDPIFKGAYPVDMMNLFSKHVHDFDFIQSGDLDAISVECDFFGINYYNRALVKFAGNENLLYISAHSEYKKTGMGWDVSPQEFKELIYRLRKEYTDLPIFITENGAAYDDVLESDGSVHDGERVAYVEAHLKMVHELCEEGMNIAGYFLWSLFDNFEWAFGYEKRFGIFYVDFETQVRYWKDSAKRYKEIVETRSLTEKTFQVKQGVLLHEENDASRSVSQG; from the coding sequence TTGTCTAGATTTAAGGATGATTTTATTTTTGGAACGGCAACATCCTCCTATCAGATTGAAGGAGCATACAACCAGGGCGGACGGTCATTATCGATTTGGGATACCTTTTCCAAAACACCAGGCAACGTCTGGAACGGCGATGACGGAGATGTGGCGTGTGACCACTACAACCGCTACAAAAAAGACGTCCAACTGATCAAGGAACTGGGCGTAGAATCGTACCGCTTCTCCATCGCATGGCCGCGGATCTTTCCTCAGGAAGGCGTCTATAACGAAGAAGGAATGGTCTTTTACCGATCCCTTATCCAGGAGCTGAAGAAAGCCGGAATCAAACCGATGGCCACCCTTTATCACTGGGATCTGCCAATGTGGGCGTACGAAAAAGGCGGATGGGTGAACCGGGAGTCAGTAAACTGGTTTCTTGATTTCGCTGAAGTCTGCTTTAAAGAGCTCGATCAGGATGTGGAAGCATGGATCACTCATAATGAACCATGGTGTGCAAGCTTCTTAAGCTATCACGCGGGACACCACGCACCTGGTCACCGAAATATGGACGAAGGACTGAAAGCCGCTCACCATATTCTCCTTTCTCACGGGAAAGCGGTTCAATTATTTAAAAACGAACTCAGCTTAACAACGCCGATCGGCATTACGCTGAACTTATCCCCTGCCTACGCTGCGACCGATTCTGAAAATGACAAGCTGGCGCAGAACAACGCGGACGGCTACGTTAACCGCTGGTTCCTGGATCCGATCTTTAAAGGCGCGTATCCGGTGGATATGATGAACCTGTTCTCGAAACATGTTCATGATTTTGACTTCATTCAGTCCGGGGATTTGGATGCAATCTCGGTTGAGTGTGACTTCTTTGGCATTAATTATTACAACAGAGCGCTTGTGAAATTTGCAGGTAATGAAAACCTTCTTTATATCTCTGCTCACTCTGAATATAAAAAGACAGGCATGGGCTGGGACGTGTCTCCACAGGAGTTTAAAGAGCTCATCTACCGTCTGCGCAAGGAATACACAGATTTACCGATCTTTATTACAGAAAACGGTGCGGCATATGATGACGTGCTTGAGAGCGACGGATCGGTTCACGATGGGGAACGTGTCGCCTATGTGGAAGCCCATTTGAAAATGGTACACGAACTGTGTGAAGAAGGCATGAATATTGCCGGCTACTTCCTCTGGTCCCTGTTTGACAACTTTGAGTGGGCCTTCGGTTACGAAAAACGGTTCGGAATCTTTTATGTGGACTTTGAAACACAGGTAAGGTACTGGAAAGACAGCGCCAAGCGATACAAGGAAATCGTTGAGACCCGTTCATTGACAGAGAAAACGTTTCAAGTGAAACAAGGAGTGTTGCTGCATGAAGAAAACGATGCGTCTCGTTCAGTCAGCCAGGGATGA
- a CDS encoding glycoside hydrolase family 30 protein: protein MKKTMRLVQSARDEEGRWLDKGTVAFEEGRAETDRVVTLNPDRTYQEWMGFGGAFTEAAGYSLSKVSDEHRKDIIKAYFNPALGLGYSLGRTHIHSCDFALGNYTYVEENDETLKTFSIEREQKYVLPFIREAVEEAGQPLTLLASPWSPPGWMKTTGEMNHGGKLKPEYAGLWAEYYAKYIEAMEAEGIPIWGVSVQNEPAAKQVWDSCLYTAEEERDFIKDHLGPTLARHQMGDKKIIIWDHNRDIIVERAETVLSDPEAAQYVWGTGNHWYVSEEFENLSVVHEKFPDKHLLFTEGCIEGGVQLGAWHTGERYARNIIGDMNNWLEGFIDWNLVLDEKGGPNHVGNYCDAPVIVDTKNDEVHYNSSYYMIGHFSKFIKPGARRIHLEKQVDGLSMTAFKNEDGSIVFVVLNETEEDVSFSLQIDSQSADVVSTKRSIGTYLI from the coding sequence ATGAAGAAAACGATGCGTCTCGTTCAGTCAGCCAGGGATGAAGAAGGCCGCTGGCTTGATAAAGGAACCGTTGCTTTTGAAGAAGGACGCGCGGAAACTGACCGTGTCGTAACCCTGAACCCGGACCGCACCTACCAGGAGTGGATGGGATTCGGCGGTGCCTTCACCGAAGCAGCAGGCTACAGTTTGTCAAAAGTGTCAGATGAGCACCGGAAAGACATTATTAAAGCGTACTTTAACCCGGCTCTTGGACTCGGTTATTCCCTCGGGCGGACGCACATTCACAGCTGCGATTTCGCTCTGGGGAACTACACGTACGTTGAAGAAAACGACGAAACGCTTAAAACGTTCTCCATCGAACGTGAACAGAAGTACGTGCTGCCTTTTATCAGAGAAGCCGTGGAAGAAGCCGGTCAGCCATTAACGCTCCTTGCTTCACCGTGGAGTCCGCCGGGTTGGATGAAAACGACCGGAGAAATGAATCACGGGGGCAAATTAAAGCCGGAATACGCCGGACTCTGGGCTGAGTACTATGCAAAATACATTGAAGCGATGGAAGCAGAAGGCATTCCAATCTGGGGTGTGAGCGTGCAGAATGAGCCGGCAGCGAAGCAGGTTTGGGATTCGTGCCTTTACACAGCAGAAGAGGAGCGGGATTTTATTAAGGATCATCTCGGTCCGACGCTGGCACGTCATCAGATGGGTGATAAAAAAATCATCATCTGGGATCACAACCGTGACATCATCGTGGAACGTGCGGAAACGGTTCTTTCAGACCCTGAAGCTGCCCAGTACGTATGGGGTACAGGGAACCACTGGTATGTATCCGAGGAATTTGAAAATCTCTCTGTCGTTCATGAAAAATTCCCTGACAAGCATCTTTTGTTTACGGAAGGGTGCATCGAAGGGGGCGTCCAGCTTGGTGCCTGGCACACAGGGGAGCGGTATGCCCGCAACATTATCGGTGACATGAACAACTGGCTTGAGGGCTTTATTGACTGGAACCTTGTGCTCGACGAAAAAGGAGGGCCGAACCACGTAGGAAACTACTGTGATGCTCCTGTAATCGTCGATACAAAGAACGATGAAGTTCACTATAACAGTTCGTATTACATGATCGGCCATTTCAGTAAGTTTATTAAACCCGGCGCCCGCCGGATTCATCTTGAGAAGCAGGTGGACGGACTGTCCATGACCGCTTTTAAAAATGAAGATGGTTCCATTGTGTTTGTCGTACTGAATGAAACCGAAGAGGATGTTTCCTTTTCCCTGCAGATTGACAGTCAGTCTGCCGATGTTGTAAGTACGAAGCGGTCCATTGGAACCTATTTGATTTAG